One stretch of Toxoplasma gondii ME49 chromosome XI, whole genome shotgun sequence DNA includes these proteins:
- a CDS encoding YL1 nuclear protein C-terminal domain-containing protein (encoded by transcript TGME49_313300) yields the protein MGRPGRRSHAALQPESEARNEVEEERETEEASPAEGKEEEGEEEEEGEEEEEDDADEDEETSSEEEEVGIALQLPVRSTRGHSYQRLVGDALREDQEFWNHSTWAEEDDEDYNCSEGEEVYADIVDSDFDRAEDEESSDEETAERKRSKDGETKRERRDARDIVEDDEERAKKRQKRGAFQNLWKKTQQQRRQAEAKKAGDKGRERQTKRVSFEPAAESEGDFDAESEDEKGDSQCTQPRSRRKASGKKQLIGAEGDDEDGERPPASRRRTRDSTRQHTRCVARRLEEEELHRIRKERSRKVEAERAGRDKQSGFREPTLEEHLAEARITEARNVASLMVIEEKEEARKLRYVDVKKNIYKGDFDTYISWASWLIIGDAPPEEDAPAATEANSAESAAVSPKGDSLLAQTPHEIAGTKLSTEQRRAFQEEEETRASPGALERIKREEFQNQKGDSHGIDVERSNCIEKRIEVTEEENRAGSSGGSTEGGKGAGVQQPTCRPRAETPTTVAGGDEGAEGDKRPGETPEDGKDQEEWSPNLDDYAMELRMFTDGKFPDIYHQEPPPPPPKYVCPISGLEAKYLDPLTGVRYATTHAFKCLREAYHRLREQQLFQALHQATQLLDAKVGELGLDASTVSTAGPSASEKTVLSSHAGQHDLLDSSRGALQNRGDASIKLLSSSPQSRSGDSFAGATASDMWIAEDDGKKGQGRRGAKVKTGPRGKKERRKAKAENYAFAAV from the exons ATGGGTCGACCTGGCCGCCGCTCACATGCTGCTTTGCAGCCTGAAtcggaggcgaggaacgaagtcgaagaagaacgagagacggaagaggcgtcgcctgctgaaggcaaagaagaagaaggagaggaagaggaagagggagaggaagaggaagaggatgaCGCGGatgaagatgaagagacgTCGTCTGAGGAGGAGGAAGTTGGCATCGCTCTGCAGCTTCCAGTTCGGAGCACTCGAGGTCACTCGTATCAGCGTTTAGTGGGGGACGCTTTGCGCGAGGACCAAGAGTTCTGGAATCACTCGACAtgggcggaagaagacgacgaagactaCAACTGCAGTGAAGGTGAAGAAGTCTACGCAGACATTGTTGACTCGGATTTCGATCGcgccgaggacgaagaaagcagcgacgaggagacggcggaaagaaagaggTCGAAGGAcggggagacgaagcgcgagcggagagacgcgagagacatcgtcgaagacgacgaagagcgagcgaagaagagacagaagcgaggcgCCTTCCAGAACctctggaagaagacacagcaaCAGAGGCGCcaggcggaggcgaagaaggccggGGACAaaggccgagagagacagacgaagcgcgtctccttcgaaCCTGCTGCAGAGTCCGAAGGCGATttcgacgcagagagcgaggacgagaagggtGACTCACAATGCACGCAGCCGCGCAGTCGGCGGAAGGCTTCAGGCAAGAAGCAGCTGATCGGAGCAGAGGGCGACGATGAGGACGGGGAAAGGCCTCCGGCGTCTCGTCGCCGGACGCGCGACAGCACAAGGCAACACACTCGGTGCGTCGCTCGGCGTCtagaggaagaggagctgcATCGGATccggaaggaaagaagcagaaaggtcgaggcggagagagcaggaagagacaaacagagtGGCTTTCGAGAGCCCACGCTGGAGGAACACCTCGCAGAGGCGCGAATCACGGAAGCGCGCAATGTAGCCAGTCTGATGGTTatcgaagagaaagaggaggcgcGGAAACTGAGGTATGTAGACGTGAAGAAAAACATCTACAAGGGCGACTTCGACACTTACATCTCCTGGGCTTCCTGGCTCATCATCGGAGACGCTCCCCCAGAAGAGGACGCACCTGCGGCCACGGAGGCGAACAGTGCCGAGTCCGCAGCGGTCTCTCCAAAGGGAGACAGTCTCCTCGCGCAGACCCCACACGAGATAGCGGGGACAAAGCTTTCAACCGAACAGCGGCGAGCTTTccaggaggaggaggagacgcgggcTTCTCCCGGGGCGCTGGAACGAATAAAACGAGAAGAATTTCAAAAccaaaaaggagacagtcaCGGAATCGACGTCGAGCGAAGTAACTGCATCGAAAAGCGGATCGAGGtcacggaagaagaaaaccggGCGGGGTCTTCGGGGGGCTCAACTGAAGGTGGAAAGGGCGCTGGAGTCCAACAGCCGACCTGCCGACCgcgcgcggagacaccgacgACAGTCgccggaggagacgagggagcCGAGGGAGACAAGCGGCCTGGAGAGACGCCTGAGGACGGAAAAGATCAGGAGGAATGGAGTCCAAACCTCGACGACTACGCTATGGAGCTGCGCATGTTCACAGATGGCAAATTCCCCGACATTTATCACCAAGAACCTCCTCCAC CGCCCCCCAAGTACGTCTGTCCGATAAGCGGTTTAGAGGCGAAATACCTCGACCCTCTCACTGGCGTTCGATACGCCACAACGCATGCGTTCAAGTGTCTCCGAGAAGCCTACCATCGTTTGCGAGAGCAACAGCTTTTTCAAGCGCTTCACCAGGCGACG CAACTGCTAGATGCGAAGGTGGGAGAGCTGGGACTCGACGCTTCAACTGTGTCGACGGCTGGGCCGAGTGCGTCTGAAAAAACGGTTCTGTCTTCTCACGCCGGCCAGCACGACTTGCTCGACTCTTCACGAGGCGCGCTTCAAAACAGGGGAGACGCTTCGATCaagcttctttcctcctcgcctcagtctcgaagcggagacagtttCGCAGGGGCTACCGCGAGCGACATGTGGATCGCGGAGGACGACGGCAAGAAGGGGCAAGGGCGCCGAGGGGCGAAAGTGAAGACAGGACCacggggaaagaaggagcgaagaaaagctaAGGCAGAGAACTACGCATTTGCAGCAGTCTAG
- a CDS encoding hypothetical protein (encoded by transcript TGME49_313305) — translation MRRYFCRERATLSRYPLSVKARGEKAVALEVTTLFTHPGQATLFWFDHQEIHQWVKTAVSREGEVERQIPVPRKTKNLKKTISNFGRPKAGFSGKKLIPRPLGVRFFSEENKSRRRSVATRSPNRDSSRSSFK, via the exons ATGCGAAGATATttctgtcgagagagagcaacgCTTTCCCGCTATCCTCTTTCTGTCAAAGCtagaggagaaaaggcagtTGCCCTGGAGGTAACGACGCTTTTCACTCATCCAGGACAGGCTAC TCTTTTCTGGTTCGACCACCAGGAAATCCACCAGTGGGTGAAGACGGCTGTGTCGAGAGAAGGTGAAGTCGAGAGACAAATTCCAGTCCCGAGGAAGACAAAAAACTTGAAAAAGACCATCAGTAACTTCGGGAGACCAAAAGCAGGTTTCTCGGGAAAAAAGTTAATTCCACGTCCGTTAGGCGTTCGATTCTTTAGTGAAGAGAACAAATCGAGAAGGCGCTCTGTCGCCACGCGCAGTCCGAACAGGGACTCTTCCCGTAGCTCCTTTAAATGA